One window from the genome of Musa acuminata AAA Group cultivar baxijiao chromosome BXJ1-4, Cavendish_Baxijiao_AAA, whole genome shotgun sequence encodes:
- the LOC135660226 gene encoding PTI1-like tyrosine-protein kinase At3g15890: MPYPLASLHSDSKISKRIVDRQGRMAFGSLFCCGRSSDGREPGKKEAPTWRVFSLKELHSATNNFNYDNKLGEGGFGSVYWGQLWDGSQIAVKRLKTWSSKAEMEFAVEIEILARVRHPNLLTLRGYCAEGKERLIVYDYMPNLSLLSHLHGQQAAGCLLDWGRRMSIAIGSAEGIAYLHHHATPHIIHRDIKASNVLLDSEFQARVADFGFAKLIPDGATHVTTGVKGTLGYLAPEYAMLGKAKESCDVYSFGILLLELASGRKPIDQSSLTSNHSIAEWALPLARKQRFKEIADPKLNGHFVKEELRRMVLTALVCAQSKPEKRPIMLDVVDLLKGVSKEKLLSLEDNELFKSESAAGYQGLSM; the protein is encoded by the exons ATGCCCTATCCCTTGGCATCTCTACACTCGGATTCCAAGATTTCAAAGAGAATCGTAGATCGACAGGGGAGAATGGCTTTCGGATCGTTGTTTTGCTGCGGGAGATCTTCGGATGG GAGGGAGCCGGGGAAGAAGGAGGCACCGACGTGGAGGGTTTTCTCTCTCAAGGAGTTGCATTCGGCCACCAACAACTTCAATTACGATAACAAGTTGGGGGAAGGAGGGTTTGGCAGCGTCTACTGGGGCCAGCTCTGGGATGGATCGCAG ATTGCAGTGAAGAGGCTAAAAACATGGAGCAGCAAAGCTGAGATGGAATTTGCTGTTGAAATTGAAATTTTGGCAAGAGTAAGGCATCCAAATCTGCTGACCTTACGCGGATACTGTGCCGAAGGAAAAGAGCGTCTCATAGTCTATGACTACATGCCTAACTTGAGCTTGCTGTCGCATCTCCATGGGCAGCAAGCAGCAGGATGCCTTCTCGACTGGGGAAGACGGATGAGTATCGCCATCGGATCAGCCGAAGGGATTGC CTATCTCCACCACCATGCTACCCCCCACATCATCCACAGAGACATCAAAGCGAGCAATGTTTTGCTGGACTCTGAGTTCCAGGCACGCGTTGCAGATTTTGGGTTCGCCAAGCTGATCCCTGATGGTGCAACGCATGTTACCACAGGAGTGAAAGGCACTCTTGGATATCTCGCACCAGAGTACGCGATGTTGGGGAAGGCCAAAGAAAGCTgtgatgtttacagcttcggGATACTGCTTCTCGAACTTGCAAGCGGAAGAAAGCCGATAGATCAGTCGAGCTTGACATCAAACCACTCGATCGCAGAATGGGCACTTCCACTGGCTCgaaagcaaaggttcaaagaaatTGCGGATCCAAAGCTCAATGGACACTTTGTGAAAGAAGAGTTGCGGAGAATGGTGCTTACTGCTCTCGTCTGTGCTCAGAGCAAGCCTGAGAAGAGACCCATAATGCTTGATGTGGTTGACCTGCTTAAAGGAGTGTCCAAAGAGAAGCTACTGAGTCTGGAAGACAATGAACTGTTCAAGTCAGAATCCGCTGCAGGTTACCAAGGATTGTCCATGTAG
- the LOC135660240 gene encoding uncharacterized protein LOC135660240 translates to MSAVVCGKRSSSIFDELLHANTPPASKRVRCASSPTTSLRVSPSRASPSFDLNDGDLIAAYLARLRSLFPDMDQQLLERTLEVSGNDLDSAIKSLNDLRLGAADFNLVSGVSKSENGAEMNVQLPTEGTMKANGVDSAAAIGLPNVDALPTDGSEWVELFVREMMSAADIDDARTRASRALEFLEKSIMARAGAEVIENLHKENMVLKEQVEVLLRENSVLKRAVAIQHDRQKEYEEKSQELQHLKQLVSQYQEQVRTLEINNYALSMHLRQAQQGSSIPGRFHPDVF, encoded by the exons ATGTCTGCCGTAGTCTGCGGTAAGAGGTCATCTTCCATCTTCGACGAGCTCCTACACGCTAACACGCCGCCGGCCTCTAAGAGGGTCCGCTGCGCCTCCTCCCCGACCACTTCCCTCCGCGTCTCCCCGTCTCGGGCTTCCCCTTCGTTCGATCTCAACGACGGTGATCTGATTGCGGCTTATCTTGCCCGTCTGAGGTCCCTGTTCCCTGACATGGATCAGCAG CTTCTTGAACGGACTCTTGAAGTATCTGGAAATGATTTAGATTCTGCAATAAAGAGTCTGAATGATCTCCGATTAGGGGCAGCAGACTTCAACTTGGTCTCTGGTGTGAGCAAATCTGAAAATGGTGCTGAAATGAATGTTCAACTACCGACTGAAG GTACCATGAAAGCAAATGGTGTTGATTCTGCTGCTGCTATAGGTCTACCAAATGTGGATGCTCTTCCAACAGATGGTTCTGAATGGGTAGAGCTATTTGTGAGAGAGATGATGAGTGCTGCCGATATAGATGATGCTAGAACTCGTGCATCCAGAGCACTTGAGTTTTTAGAGAAGTCCATCATGGCTCGTGCTGGTGCTGAGGTGATAGAAAATCTGCACAAG GAGAATATGGTGCTAAAAGAACAAGTTGAAGTGTTGCTTCGAGAAAACAGTGTTCTGAAGCGTGCAGTTGCCATCCAGCATGATCGTCAGAAAGAATACGAAGAGAAAAGCCAAGAGTTGCAGCATCTGAAGCAACTCGTCTCCCAATACCAGGAGCAAGTTCGAACGCTAGAG ATCAATAACTATGCCCTCTCTATGCATCTGAGGCAGGCTCAGCAAGGCAGTTCCATTCCAGGACGCTTCCATCCGGATGTCTTCTAG